A genomic window from Archocentrus centrarchus isolate MPI-CPG fArcCen1 chromosome 2, fArcCen1, whole genome shotgun sequence includes:
- the LOC115793484 gene encoding uncharacterized protein K02A2.6-like, which produces MSQPSSEGPSAASVTSADTRTSSASSSSTVHVIPERRMMAGIYGHMDIFDESGEQWATYIERFEHYVVANDIHEAKKVSVLFSVMGPKTYGLLRSLVAPVAPGTMTYKQAVTVLKDHFTPKPLVIAERFRFHKRNQGEGETVAQYVAVLKKLSEHCEFGAYLEDALRDRFVCGLKCEAVQKRLLTEENLTFKKAVEHAVSAETAAHDVQQLSNSLKVNAVFSQGEKCRRCGKGNHSDDDCWYKDRECHQCGRKGHTKRMCRSKSKSSHEREHKHKDIKPEQKSHAHKRSVKDRKKKIHHVEANESESEGTKSDSDSDLGLYAVSQKGKYSRISVVPTVNGKKMEMELDTGAAVSLIPWELYKRKLHKFPLQPTDIILKTYTGEPLAPEGVVKVQVALNKQHAVLPLYVVKADAPPLFGREWLRAIQLNWRDLKTVHAIEYRQTDSLETVLKRHSAVFSDKLGTMRGVKARLTLRPNSVPKFCPPRNVPYALRPRVEAELTRLTELGVISPVAHSDWATPVVPVNKKDGAVRLCGDFKVTINPALCIDKYPIPRIEDLFASLAGGQRFSKLDLSNAYLQMEVEESSKKLLTISTQKGLFCFNRLPFGVASSPALFQKAMDQVLLGLPHTHCYLDDILVSGPDKQTHLKTLDAVLSRLEEYGLHLKQEKCLFFQESVEYLGHIIDAAGLHKSPEKVRAIVEAPAPGDVSKLRSFLGILNYYGRFIPDLATVLKPLNELLNKEKKWQWTSACASAFQKAKALLVSQEVLTHYNPELPLRLACNASPYGVGAVLSHVMPDGDEKPIAYASRTLSKAEQNYAQIEREALAIVFGVRKFHQYLYGNTFTLLTDHHPLTTIFSPVKSTPSMAAARMQRWALMLSAHNYTIEYRKGALHANADGLSRLPLPHAPSEKQGAVEVFYTSQLDTLPVSNAEIKRHTMSDSTLSRVMEMVTTGRFPAAKDAGELSPYLQRRHDLTVQHGCLMWGLRVIVPPKLRPRVLTELHSAHPGVVRMKSLARSYVWWPSIDSQIEHQAKSCHSCQRVQKDPSLAPLHPWMWPSSPWERIHVDFAGPFEGHMYLVIVDAHSKWPEVHIMDSTTSSKTIQVLRGLFSRYGIPHSLVSDNGPQFCSEEFSTFLKANGVKHIRSAPYHPASNGLAERFVQTFKHALKSSRGTTPVQQRLDTFLLTYRNTPHATTKESPAMLFIGRKLRSRLDFLKPSMAGTVHQSQEAQQQRRQLHCKQRQFELGEPVLVRDYRRGEDKWTQAVVIEKTGPVSYKVHVGTQGVWKRHVDQMLTRPESDPPETAGSFPVSCPLSLPQTTTPDPNTPQQKEDTDTVPHTPHAPPKTPKTLKTPQSTEMTHTEHSETTGTVRRYPVRITRPPVRYRDQ; this is translated from the exons ATGAGCCAACCATCATCGGAGGGCCCGAGTGCAGCTAGTGTTACATCTGCGGATACAAGGACATCGAGTGCTTCGAGTTCATCTACAGTGCACGTAATCCCAGAAAGACGTATGATGGCTGGAATATATGGACATATGGACATTTTCGATGAGTCTGGTGAGCAATGGGCAACGTATATTGAACGTTTTGAGCATTACGTGGTGGCTAATGACATTCATGAGGCTAAGAAAGTTTCAGTACTGTTCAGTGTGATGGGACCTAAAACGTATGGACTGCTTCGTAGCTTAGTAGCTCCCGTGGCACCTGGCACAATGACTTACAAACAGGCTGTGACTGTGCTTAAAGATCACTTCACACCGAAACCGCTTGTTATAGCCGAGAGGTTCAGGTTCCACAAGCGAAATCAGGGGGAAGGAGAAACGGTAGCACAGTATGTAGCAGTGCTCAAGAAGCTATCGGAACACTGTGAGTTCGGGGCTTACCTAGAGGACGCTCTGAGGGACAGATTTGTTTGCGGATTGAAATGCGAAGCTGTGCAGAAACGCCTTCTGACTGAGGAAAACCTCACGTTCAAGAAAGCTGTTGAACATGCAGtgtcagcagagacagcagcacaCGACGTACAGCAGTTAAGTAATTCCCTGAAAGTAAACGCAGTGTTTTCGCAAGGTGAAAAATGCCGCCGCTGTGGGAAGGGAAATCATAGTGATGATGACTGCTGGTACAAAGACCGCGAATGTCACCAGTGCGGGAGGAAGGGCCACACGAAACGAATGTGCAGGAGTAAATCAAAAAGCAGTCATGAAagagaacataaacacaaagatattaagcctgaacagaaaagccatgcacacaaacgcagcgtgaaagatagaaagaaaaagatccatCACGTCGAGGcgaatgaaagtgaaagtgaaggaaCGAAATCGGATAGTGACAGTGACTTGGGACTGTATGCAGTGTCTCAGAAAGGGAAATATTCACGCATATCAGTAGTGCCAACAGTTAacggaaagaaaatggagatggAATTGGATACAGGGGCTGCAGTGTCATTGATTCCTTGGGAACTGTACAAACGAAAGCTGCATAAGTTTCCTCTGCAACCCACTGATATCATACTAAAGACATACACAGGAGAGCCTTTGGCACCAGAAGGAGTTGTTAAAGTGCAAGTGGCATTGAACAAGCAACACGCTGTCTTGCCACTGTATGTGGTGAAGGCGGATGCTCCACCATTATTTGGCAGGGAGTGGCTGAGAGCCATTCAACTAAATTGGAgagacttaaagactgtacatgCAATTgagtacagacagacagacagcttagAGACAGTGTTAAAGAGACACTCCGCTGTTTTCTCCGATAAGTTAGGCACCATGAGAGGAGTGAAAGCCAGGCTCACTCTAAGACCAAACAGTGTACCCAAATTCTGCCCACCACGCAATGTGCCATATGCTCTTCGACCGCGAGTGGAAGCTGAGCTGACACGCCTCACTGAGCTTG gcgTCATCTCACCTGTGGCGCATAGTGACTGGGCTACGCCAGTGGTGCCCGTGAACAAGAAGGACGGCGCCGTGAGACTCTGCGGGGACTTCAAAGTCACCATCAACCCAGCTCTCTGCATCGACAAGTACCCAATTCCACGTATTGAGGACTTGTTTGCTTCTCTCGCTGGAGGTCAACGCTTCAGTAAGCTGGATCTATCTAATGCATATCTACAGATGGAAGTAGAAGAGAGCTCCAAGAAGTTGCTGACCATCTCAACACAGAAAGGACTGTTCTGCTTCAACCGCTTGCCGTTTGGTGTAGCGTCATCGCCCGCCTTGTTCCAGAAGGCAATGGACCAGGTGCTCCTCGGACTGCCACACACTCACTGCTACCTGGACGACATACTGGTCAGTGGTCCTGACAAGCAGACACACCTGAAAACTCTGGATGCAGTACTCAGCAGGCTAGAGGAATACGGCCTGCACCTCAAGCAAGAGAAatgtctcttcttccaggaatcCGTGGAATACCTGGGCCACATCATCGATGCTGCTGGGCTCCACAAGTCACCAGAGAAGGTACGTGCCATCGTGGAAGCACCAGCACCAGGCGATGTAAGTAAACTTCGATCTTTCCTAGGAATCCTAAACTATTATGGACGCTTTATCCCTGATCTGGCCACTGTGCTAAAGCCGTtgaatgaactgctgaacaaagaaaagaaatggcagtGGACGTCAGCCTGTGCATCAGCGTTCCAGAAAGCCAAAGCACTCCTGGTATCACAAGAGGTGCTCACACACTACAACCCTGAGTTGCCGCTCCGTCTCGCTTGCAATGCTTCACCCTATGGGGTCGGAGCTGTTCTCTCGCATGTCATGCCGGATGGCGATGAAAAACCCATCGCCTATGCATCCAGAACTCtcagcaaagcagaacaaaactacGCTCAGATTGAGAGGGAGGCGTTAGCGATAGTCTTTGGAGTACGCAAGTTCCACCAGTACCTGTATGGCAATACATTCACGCTACTCACTGACCATCACCCGCTTACAACCATCTTCAGTCCAGTGAAAAGCACACCATCCATGGCTGCAGCTCGCATGCAACGCTGGGCGCTCATGCTTTCCGCTCACAATTACACCATTGAGTACCGAAAGGGGGCCCTACATGCCAACGCTGATGGACTGTCAAGGTTACCGCTCCCTCATGCCCCCAGTGAGAAACAAGGTGCAGTGGAGGTGTTCTACACGTCACAGTTGGACACATTGCCAGTCAGCAACGCCGAGATCAAGCGTCACACCATGTCGGATTCCACCCTGTCCCGTGTCATGGAAATGGTCACAACTGGTCGTTTTCCAGCTGCAAAGGACGCAGGTGAGCTGTCTCCCTATCTCCAGCGCCGCCATGATCTCACTGTGCAGCACGGATGCCTTATGTGGGGGTTGAGAGTGATTGTGCCACCCAAACTGCGCCCCCGGGTGCTGACAGAGCTACACTCAGCACACCCAGGTGTAGTAAGGATGAAGAGCTTAGCTCGTAGCTACGTTTGGTGGCCCAGCATCGACTCCCAGATCGAGCACCAAGCAAAATCGTGCCACTCATGTCAACGAGTGCAGAAAGACCCTAGCCTAGCACCCTTACACCCGTGGATGTGGCCATCCAGTCCTTGGGAACGGATACATGTGGACTTTGCAGGTCCATTTGAAGGGCACATGTACCTGGTCATAGTGGACGCACACTCCAAATGGCCCGAGGTGCACATCATGGATAGCACCACATCCAGCAAAACCATCCAAGTGCTTAGGGGACTTTTTAGTCGCTATGGCATTCCACACAGTCTTGTAAGCGACAACGGCCctcagttctgctctgaagaattcAGCACGTTTCTGAAAGCCAATGGAGTTAAACACATTCGCTCAGCACCATACCACCCTGCCTCCAATGGCTTGGCAGAGCGATTTGTGCAAACCTTCAAGCACGCTCTGAAATCTTCCAGAGGAACTACACCAGTGCAGCAGCGTCTGGATACGTTCCTCCTGACCTACCGTAACACCCCCCATGCAACAACCAAGGAAAGCCCTGCAATGCTGTTCATCGGACGCAAGCTGCGTTCTCGACTGGATTTCCTGAAACCAAGTATGGCTGGAACAGTGCACCAGTCACAAGAGGCTCAACAGCAACGACGCCAGCTACACTGTAAACAGAGACAGTTTGAACTTGGTGAGCCAGTGCTCGTGCGTGATTATAGGAGGGGGGAGGATAAGTGGACGCAAGCTGTGGTGATCGAGAAGACCGGACCAGTGTCCTACAAGGTACATGTGGGTACACAAGGGGTCTGGAAGCGTCATGTGGACCAGATGCTGACTCGGCCCGAGTCAGACCCACCAGAGACTGCAGGGAGTTTTCCTGTGAGTTGTCCGCTGTCACTTCCTCAGACAACCACACCTGACCCAAATACACCTCAACAGAAGGAGGATACTGATACAgtgccacacacaccacatgcaccaccaaaaacacccaaaacactcaagacaccacagtccacagaaatgacacacacagaacattcaGAGACAACAGGGACTGTACGACGATATCCTGTGAGGATCACACGTCCGCCGGTACGTTACAGGGATCAGTAA